In one Nicotiana sylvestris chromosome 8, ASM39365v2, whole genome shotgun sequence genomic region, the following are encoded:
- the LOC104211119 gene encoding uncharacterized protein has protein sequence MFNPRNQKPNDHIPILDPVTTSDYSYNLRNLPRNEVESVRFRVQESLNHVDYGDKSGVSSPPLWKNSHQISTNYRSNSTSSRALAIAKGQFELMEMVKNMPESCYELSLKDLVEQNRVLESDQEECLINKVEENFTSTTSPEQEVVQQRVKSIQRQESNSNKNKKGKMITSESFENQSLFLKMFFPISLESKKKNLKNSPKTTNTKVSPKPEGSVKSSKNVEKDWWKRRFSCSSESDSSRTGSSNSESTDRSGSSGSSGSRKSKYRKKKGLLSSCWSRSCFSKSKSAE, from the exons ATGTTTAATCCAAGAAACCAAAAACCCAATGATCATATCCCAATTCTTGATCCTGTTACAACCTCAGATTACAGTTATAACCTTAGAAATTTGCCTAGAAATGAAGTTGAAAGTGTCCGATTTAGAGTTCAAGAAAGTTTAAACCATGTTGATTATGGTGATAAATCTGGTGTTTCTTCACCACCCTTATGGAAAAATAGCCATCAAATTTCGACAAATTATCGGTCAAATTCAACTAGCTCTAGAGCTTTAGCTATAGCTAAAGGCCAATTTGAACTTATGGAAATGGTCAAAAACATGCCTGAATCTTGTTATGAGTTGTCTCTTAAGGATCTTGTTGAGCAAAATAGAGTCTTGGAATCTGATCAAGAAGAATGCTTAATAAATAAAGTGGAGGAAAATTTTACTAGTACAACTAGTCCAGAACAAGAAGTTGTACAACAAAGGGTGAAGAGCATACAAAGGCAAGAGAGTAATagtaataaaaataagaaagggaagaTGATTACAAGTGAGAGTTTTGAAAATCAGAGCCTTTTTCTAAAGATGTTTTTTCCAATTTCTTTGGAGTCAAAGAAGAAGAATTTGAAGAATTCACCAAAAACAACTAATACTAAAGTTTCACCTAAGCCAGAAGGGTCAGTAAAATCTTCAAAAAATGTGGAAAAAGATTGGTGGAAAAGGAGATTTTCTTGTTCAAGTGAGAGTGATAGTAGTAGAACAGGCAGCAGTAATAGTGAAAGTACTGACAGAAGTGGTAGCAGTGGCAGCAGTGGTAGCAGAAAAAGTAAATACAG GAAAAAGAAAGGATTATTATCTAGTTGCTGGTCAAGATCATGCTTTAGTAAAAGCAAATCAGCAGAGTGA